The sequence ACGCCAACTGGCACTTCAACCGGGCTTAAAACACTCTTCCCCACTACGTCACAAGCTAGCAAAAACGCTCCTCCTCCAAGAGTAGAAAGCGGCAGTAAAATAGCGTTGTTTGAGGTATTTAAAAGCATTCTAAAAGAGTGTGGAATGATAAGCCCAACAAAGCCTATCATGCCGGTAAATGCGACTGAAAAAGCGACCGTGAGCGAAGCTATGACAAGCAGACGCTTTTTAAGTGCATCGACATCTATACCAAGGCTTTTTGCCTCGTCTTCCCCGCTTAAAAGTATCGTTAACTCAAAGCGTTTTAGATAAAAATATATCATGCAAAAGATAAGCGGAACAGCGATGATACCGACCTTTTGCCATGAAGCAGAACCTAAATATCCCATCATCCATGCCACTATCTTAAAACTATCTTCACCAATAAGATATGTCGCAAAACTCGTAAATGCCCCTAGAAATGATGAAAAAGCAATACCAATTATAAGAAGTGTAGCAATAGAGCGACTACGGT comes from Campylobacter concisus and encodes:
- a CDS encoding FecCD family ABC transporter permease codes for the protein MQGSTKLAVLLIMLIVLLSFISLSIGGSDISMSEILNFIFNNKIDEMKETILFDIRLPRLVMALIIGMLLASSGVVTQSVFLNPLADPYIIGIAASATFGAVVAYLLGISEIYYGIFAFLSSSLLTLAIFGVYNRSRSIATLLIIGIAFSSFLGAFTSFATYLIGEDSFKIVAWMMGYLGSASWQKVGIIAVPLIFCMIYFYLKRFELTILLSGEDEAKSLGIDVDALKKRLLVIASLTVAFSVAFTGMIGFVGLIIPHSFRMLLNTSNNAILLPLSTLGGGAFLLACDVVGKSVLSPVEVPVGVISAFFGAPFFLFLALYLKRSVH